In one window of Legionella fallonii LLAP-10 DNA:
- a CDS encoding elongation factor P hydroxylase, whose product MHYYQDLITIFNECFASTYNTRLIKGDDEPIYLPADGERHYNALFFAHGFFSSALHECSHWLIAGEDRRKLVDFGYWYMPDGRNAEQQALFQQVEVKPQAIEWILSQATGHKFRVSSDNLNGEATENDTFKKAIHAQVLHYCQHGLSERAHQFRMALCSFYKQSAEFKIEDFVLGDL is encoded by the coding sequence GTGCACTATTACCAAGATTTAATTACTATTTTTAATGAATGCTTTGCTTCTACGTATAATACTCGCTTGATAAAAGGTGATGATGAGCCTATTTATCTTCCTGCTGATGGTGAACGTCATTATAACGCTTTATTTTTTGCTCATGGCTTTTTTAGCAGTGCTTTGCATGAATGCTCGCATTGGCTGATTGCGGGCGAGGATCGAAGAAAATTAGTCGATTTTGGTTATTGGTATATGCCAGATGGGCGTAATGCAGAGCAACAAGCGCTGTTTCAACAGGTTGAGGTAAAGCCTCAAGCCATTGAATGGATCTTGTCTCAAGCGACTGGGCATAAGTTTCGCGTTAGTAGCGATAACTTAAACGGAGAGGCAACTGAGAATGATACGTTTAAAAAAGCCATCCACGCTCAAGTGCTGCATTATTGTCAGCATGGACTATCTGAACGCGCTCATCAATTTCGTATGGCTTTATGTTCCTTTTACAAACAGTCAGCGGAATTTAAAATTGAGGATTTTGTGTTGGGCGATCTGTAG
- a CDS encoding acetate and sugar kinases/Hsc70/actin family protein, with protein MPRFLILLLSLFIIVPTVSAENASCDKHQCITVIDAGSTGSRVHIYAYDLDETNTPTNINEIWTKKIKPGFATIDPNYNTIDAYLTILLSGAPTQQGPVYFYATAGMRLLPASKQKLYYQELQRWFTQQTQWHFVEAKTITGNEEALYDWLSVNYHLGTLKSVQNKAIGVMDMGGASVQIVFPIQKNENIHGRSQVELNIYGQRINLFVHSFLGLGQTEMSHQFLNSTSCFTNDYPLPDGEMGLGNALSCEQEVSSLMNAVHGVSKTIQPVLAANSVDSWYAIGGLTNLADNKLFNFVNGQLTNQSLIEQADSQICHQQWSKLDAQYPNDDYIYGYCLFSSYFYALMVDGYGISPEQTVNYISPSINLDWTKGVVLHHLS; from the coding sequence ATGCCTCGTTTTCTTATACTATTATTGTCCTTATTCATAATTGTCCCGACTGTTTCTGCTGAAAACGCTTCTTGTGATAAACATCAATGCATCACTGTGATTGATGCAGGAAGTACTGGCTCTAGAGTTCACATCTATGCATACGATCTGGACGAAACCAACACCCCTACAAATATCAATGAAATATGGACCAAAAAAATCAAACCAGGTTTTGCTACTATTGATCCTAACTACAATACTATTGACGCCTATCTTACCATTTTATTATCGGGTGCTCCTACTCAACAAGGACCAGTATATTTTTACGCTACAGCGGGCATGAGACTGTTACCTGCATCAAAACAGAAACTTTATTATCAAGAATTACAACGTTGGTTTACTCAGCAAACTCAGTGGCATTTTGTTGAAGCAAAAACGATAACCGGCAATGAGGAGGCTTTATACGATTGGCTTTCTGTTAATTACCATTTAGGCACCTTAAAATCCGTTCAGAATAAAGCTATAGGTGTTATGGATATGGGTGGAGCTTCAGTACAAATTGTTTTCCCAATACAGAAAAATGAAAACATACATGGGCGCTCTCAAGTCGAGCTCAATATCTATGGCCAACGTATCAACTTATTTGTGCATAGTTTTTTAGGGCTAGGACAAACTGAAATGTCACACCAATTTCTAAATTCAACCTCCTGTTTTACTAATGACTATCCTCTTCCTGACGGTGAAATGGGACTAGGTAATGCCTTATCGTGTGAGCAAGAAGTATCCTCCTTAATGAATGCAGTCCACGGGGTGAGTAAAACCATACAGCCAGTACTGGCAGCAAATTCTGTAGATTCATGGTATGCCATCGGAGGCCTAACCAATCTGGCTGATAATAAACTATTTAATTTTGTAAATGGTCAATTAACTAACCAAAGCTTAATTGAGCAAGCAGATAGTCAAATCTGTCATCAACAATGGAGCAAATTGGATGCACAATACCCAAATGATGACTACATCTATGGTTATTGTCTTTTTTCCTCTTATTTTTATGCATTAATGGTTGATGGATATGGAATTTCTCCTGAACAGACAGTGAATTACATTTCACCAAGTATCAACCTTGATTGGACAAAGGGCGTGGTATTGCATCATCTGAGTTAG
- a CDS encoding DMT family transporter, whose product MKSREYKGSLYAIISGLLYGFIGYFGLSAINGNLSASNMLFWRFLISSAIILIIILPQIKRINDSYTQMFGAFISGAFYYGISTLLYFFASQYLGSGLSMVIFFTYPVIIMLLNYFLYGQAIPKAYYLAIFILLTGMVLLVDMKEMAFDLTGIFLGLASALFYAGYIMFSKKNPVSPNVSTLMVSLGCMMTSFFVSFFTNTLTIPTSMEVWLNLLGIGIVATVLPILLMLHSLKYISSEKASILSVLEPVFVVILGVLLLNEELESWHALGVIFVLAGALITLFSHKIGASQKLLSEQAE is encoded by the coding sequence ATGAAATCCCGTGAATATAAAGGTTCTTTATACGCAATAATATCAGGACTTCTCTATGGTTTTATTGGCTATTTTGGATTAAGTGCCATTAATGGCAACCTCTCAGCCAGCAATATGTTATTTTGGCGATTTTTAATTTCCAGCGCTATTATTTTGATTATTATATTGCCTCAAATAAAACGCATTAATGATTCTTATACACAGATGTTTGGCGCTTTTATCAGTGGTGCATTTTATTATGGTATTTCGACCTTACTTTATTTCTTTGCGAGCCAATACTTAGGTTCGGGGCTGTCTATGGTGATATTTTTTACCTATCCAGTCATTATTATGCTATTAAATTATTTTCTTTATGGACAAGCCATACCTAAAGCTTATTATCTTGCCATTTTCATTCTGTTGACTGGTATGGTGTTACTAGTTGATATGAAGGAGATGGCTTTTGATTTGACCGGTATTTTCCTAGGATTGGCTTCTGCATTGTTTTATGCGGGTTATATTATGTTTAGTAAGAAGAACCCCGTCTCTCCTAATGTTTCTACCTTGATGGTTAGTCTTGGCTGTATGATGACTAGCTTTTTCGTTTCTTTTTTTACTAATACGTTAACGATACCTACTTCAATGGAAGTGTGGTTGAATTTATTAGGGATAGGGATAGTAGCCACTGTATTACCTATTTTATTGATGTTACATAGCTTAAAATATATTAGCTCCGAAAAAGCATCTATTTTATCGGTTTTAGAACCTGTATTTGTTGTCATATTAGGTGTACTTTTATTGAATGAAGAGTTGGAGTCATGGCATGCTTTAGGCGTTATTTTTGTGTTAGCTGGAGCTTTGATTACCTTATTTAGTCATAAAATAGGGGCATCGCAGAAACTGCTATCAGAACAAGCAGAGTAA
- a CDS encoding alpha/beta fold hydrolase: MPMKTNSILGISEEGFHNMVYTEWGEASEQLPAVICVHGYSRNGRDFDALAQYLSMQGRHVFCPDVVGRGDSSWFKQSHHYNFNQYMADLNVLIARTGAQSIDWIGTSMGGMIGMMLAAQPGSPIKRLILNDVGPQIPIHALRKLAKYIGNEPEFKSVEEAKQYYKKNYSDFGQLSEEQWDDFTKNSIVQQEPNLFVVKADPAIKNPKSTMHVVMDFFHHPHKALEGIFYDIDLWSYWEKISCPILVIRGARSELLPLTIIRKMRRKKPNIEVCEIEDAGHAPALLQISDHEMINHWLSYSTLTKTK, translated from the coding sequence ATGCCAATGAAAACAAATAGCATCCTAGGAATTTCTGAAGAGGGGTTCCATAATATGGTTTATACTGAATGGGGAGAGGCCTCTGAGCAGCTCCCTGCGGTAATTTGCGTACATGGCTATTCGCGTAATGGTCGTGACTTTGATGCATTAGCTCAATATCTTAGTATGCAAGGTCGTCATGTTTTTTGTCCCGATGTTGTCGGGCGTGGCGATAGTTCTTGGTTTAAGCAGTCTCACCATTATAATTTCAATCAATACATGGCTGACCTGAATGTTCTTATTGCACGAACGGGCGCTCAATCTATTGATTGGATAGGCACCTCAATGGGTGGCATGATAGGAATGATGTTAGCGGCTCAGCCCGGATCACCTATCAAAAGATTAATACTAAACGATGTTGGTCCACAAATCCCCATCCATGCGTTAAGGAAGCTGGCCAAATATATAGGTAACGAGCCCGAATTCAAAAGTGTAGAAGAAGCAAAACAATATTACAAAAAAAACTATTCTGACTTCGGTCAATTAAGCGAAGAACAATGGGATGATTTTACAAAGAATAGCATTGTACAACAGGAACCTAATCTATTCGTGGTCAAAGCAGACCCCGCAATTAAAAACCCCAAATCAACAATGCACGTTGTAATGGATTTCTTTCACCATCCTCATAAAGCGCTAGAAGGAATATTTTATGATATCGATCTGTGGTCTTATTGGGAGAAAATTTCTTGCCCTATTTTAGTCATCCGTGGTGCGCGATCTGAATTACTCCCTCTAACAATTATAAGAAAAATGCGTAGAAAAAAACCTAACATAGAGGTATGTGAAATTGAAGATGCAGGACATGCTCCAGCCCTACTCCAAATATCTGACCATGAAATGATTAATCATTGGTTAAGTTATTCAACACTCACAAAGACAAAATAA
- a CDS encoding cupin domain-containing protein, producing the protein MIHFHEITLKTFLSEYWQKKPLVIRQALPDFINPLSPDELAGLALEEDIESRIVIETPKAMPHWHLKRGPFTDADFSTLPKTNWTLLVQGVDRIIPEVYELLNHFDFIPQWRVDDVMISYAALHGSVGPHYDNYDVFLFQAQGRREWSLTSQNCNPSNYIENLELRIMNEFNVEERFILEEGDMLYLPPHIGHYGIALSDECMTYSFGYRSYQGQELWDSLGDYLSEKEYFKTLYQDPDWSQLKNTSELTESSWKNAQSLLQQLLNDEHLIKSWFGCFSTRLDQSSEQHLPLALEENELIDLPSFIGELQQYSGLVRDPCCRFAYQGNQNSEYLLYINGCQWDVEGVSPDLIKLVANNRFLPTQDLQHYLDNDNNQLFLYELWKLQWLQFQENEQ; encoded by the coding sequence ATGATTCATTTCCATGAAATTACTTTAAAAACTTTTCTCAGTGAATACTGGCAAAAAAAACCACTAGTAATCCGTCAGGCATTGCCTGATTTTATCAATCCTTTATCACCTGATGAGCTTGCTGGCCTAGCTCTTGAAGAAGATATAGAAAGTCGTATTGTCATTGAAACGCCTAAGGCTATGCCTCACTGGCATTTAAAGCGAGGACCTTTTACCGATGCTGATTTCAGCACATTACCTAAAACTAATTGGACGCTTCTAGTTCAAGGTGTTGATCGCATTATTCCTGAGGTTTATGAGTTATTAAATCATTTTGATTTCATTCCTCAATGGCGTGTCGATGATGTGATGATCAGTTACGCAGCACTTCATGGCAGTGTCGGACCTCATTACGACAACTATGATGTGTTTTTATTTCAAGCTCAAGGACGACGTGAATGGTCTTTAACCTCACAGAACTGTAATCCTAGTAACTATATAGAGAACCTTGAGTTACGTATCATGAATGAATTTAATGTAGAAGAGCGATTCATTCTCGAAGAAGGAGACATGCTCTATCTTCCTCCCCATATAGGTCATTATGGCATTGCACTTTCTGACGAGTGTATGACTTATTCTTTTGGTTATAGAAGCTACCAAGGACAAGAATTATGGGATAGCTTAGGGGACTATTTATCCGAAAAAGAATATTTTAAGACCTTGTACCAGGATCCCGACTGGTCTCAGTTAAAAAATACTTCTGAACTCACTGAATCATCCTGGAAAAATGCTCAATCTTTGTTACAGCAACTATTAAATGATGAACATCTTATTAAATCCTGGTTTGGATGTTTTTCCACCCGTCTGGATCAAAGTTCAGAACAGCACCTCCCTCTAGCCCTAGAAGAGAATGAGCTTATTGATCTACCTAGTTTTATAGGAGAACTGCAGCAATATTCCGGATTAGTTAGAGACCCTTGTTGTCGATTTGCCTATCAAGGTAATCAAAATTCAGAATATCTATTGTATATCAATGGCTGTCAGTGGGATGTTGAAGGTGTTTCTCCTGATCTGATTAAACTAGTCGCCAATAATCGCTTTCTACCAACCCAAGACTTACAACACTATTTGGATAATGATAATAACCAATTATTCCTGTATGAGTTATGGAAGTTGCAATGGTTGCAGTTTCAAGAAAACGAGCAATAG
- a CDS encoding monovalent cation:proton antiporter-2 (CPA2) family protein, giving the protein MGQNLLLNTFIFLAAASFMVPLASRFKMGSVIGYLIVGILIGPYGFKLIGNAEQIMHFAEFGVIMMMFLIGLELEPPQLWKLRKLIIGLGGFQVLLTASTLTGVGILLGYEWRPSLAMGMALTLSSTALVIQMLQERNLLKTTEGEASFATLLFQDIAVIPILIIIPLLSIQGDVTVSTHEPTFISQLPKWLHALLSTGVIGIIILTGHYLSQHLFLMIARSHLREVFTAFSLALVVGITLLMECIGVSPALGAFIAGVVLANSQYKHTVEADIQPFKGLLLGLFFISVGMGMNFTLLSQKMSLIIAAVFGLMAIKTLILLILGRIFELTKIQTIGFAVALSQGGEFAFVLFKYATKTEVIPDAAGAFFTLVVALSMLATPFLMLLYLKYAVPKLMSLIPQREYDHISEKNGIILAGYGRFGQIIGRMLNGEKIKVTVLEKNPEQIELLRKFGYKGYFGDANRLDLLQSAGAQHAKLLIVAVGNADTNLEIVKLAKREFPHLKIYARARNRRHAYELHKLGVDYFRRELFDSSLVMTKEILKFLGYKAEDAEKKVTAFKKFDEASLRKSFEFFEEEKDLINFARQAKGELERILQNN; this is encoded by the coding sequence ATGGGACAAAATCTTCTATTAAATACATTTATCTTCCTTGCCGCAGCCAGTTTCATGGTTCCTCTAGCCAGTCGCTTTAAAATGGGTTCAGTTATAGGTTATCTGATTGTTGGAATTCTCATTGGACCCTACGGCTTTAAACTCATAGGAAACGCAGAACAAATTATGCATTTTGCAGAATTTGGCGTGATCATGATGATGTTTCTGATAGGATTAGAATTAGAACCGCCCCAATTATGGAAACTCAGAAAATTAATTATAGGCTTAGGCGGCTTTCAAGTACTTCTGACTGCAAGTACCTTGACTGGAGTTGGTATCCTTTTAGGTTATGAGTGGCGCCCTTCTTTAGCAATGGGCATGGCACTAACTCTCTCCTCTACAGCCTTGGTCATACAAATGCTTCAGGAGCGAAATTTATTAAAAACCACCGAAGGTGAAGCTTCCTTTGCAACCTTATTATTTCAAGATATCGCTGTCATTCCCATTTTAATCATTATCCCCCTACTTTCCATCCAGGGTGATGTTACTGTTAGCACCCATGAACCTACTTTTATTAGCCAACTTCCCAAATGGCTTCACGCTCTATTAAGCACTGGCGTGATTGGTATAATTATTCTCACAGGCCACTATTTATCCCAACATTTATTTTTAATGATTGCACGCTCTCATTTACGAGAAGTCTTTACTGCCTTTTCACTCGCATTAGTTGTAGGAATTACTCTATTAATGGAATGCATCGGAGTATCTCCTGCTCTAGGAGCGTTTATTGCCGGTGTTGTTTTGGCTAACTCGCAATACAAACATACTGTTGAAGCAGATATTCAACCATTTAAAGGATTATTGCTTGGCTTATTCTTTATCTCTGTAGGTATGGGGATGAATTTCACCCTGTTATCTCAAAAAATGTCTCTGATTATTGCTGCTGTCTTTGGTTTAATGGCAATCAAAACACTTATTTTACTGATACTAGGGCGGATTTTCGAATTAACAAAAATCCAGACTATAGGTTTTGCTGTAGCGCTCTCTCAGGGAGGTGAGTTTGCTTTTGTCCTCTTTAAATATGCAACCAAAACAGAAGTGATTCCTGATGCTGCCGGAGCATTTTTCACCTTGGTTGTTGCCTTATCCATGTTGGCAACACCTTTTTTAATGCTCCTGTACCTTAAATATGCGGTACCTAAACTTATGAGTCTTATCCCGCAAAGAGAATACGATCATATATCAGAAAAAAATGGCATCATACTCGCAGGTTATGGGCGTTTCGGACAAATTATTGGTCGCATGCTTAATGGCGAAAAGATAAAAGTCACGGTATTGGAAAAAAATCCAGAACAAATTGAGTTATTGAGAAAATTTGGATACAAAGGATATTTTGGTGATGCCAATAGACTCGATCTTTTGCAAAGTGCGGGAGCCCAACACGCCAAATTGTTAATCGTTGCAGTCGGAAATGCAGACACCAATTTGGAAATAGTCAAGCTGGCCAAGCGGGAATTCCCCCACCTCAAAATTTATGCTCGTGCACGAAATCGTCGACATGCCTACGAATTGCATAAATTGGGAGTAGACTACTTCCGAAGAGAACTATTTGATTCTTCTTTAGTCATGACTAAAGAAATATTGAAGTTTCTTGGTTATAAAGCTGAGGATGCAGAGAAAAAAGTCACTGCTTTCAAGAAGTTTGATGAAGCAAGCTTGCGTAAATCGTTCGAATTTTTTGAAGAAGAAAAAGATCTTATTAATTTTGCACGTCAGGCCAAGGGTGAGTTAGAGCGTATTCTTCAAAACAATTAA
- a CDS encoding YchJ family protein produces the protein MSHCPCGSEKSYEQCCGLFIEQKQIPQTPEQLMRSRYTAYSLAKTDYIKNTMKGKALTGFDEAEVKAWAQCVTLVGLKVIQAYDETSDKGFVEFSARFKEGSQFRKIHELSEFHKENGVWYYVAGQHQDAAVKNNKQKTSRNNPCPCGSGKKFKNCHGRD, from the coding sequence ATGTCACATTGCCCTTGTGGTTCTGAAAAATCTTACGAACAATGTTGCGGACTGTTCATAGAACAAAAGCAAATACCACAAACCCCTGAGCAATTAATGCGCTCCAGGTATACGGCTTATAGTTTAGCCAAAACAGATTACATTAAAAATACCATGAAAGGAAAAGCCTTAACTGGATTTGACGAAGCAGAAGTAAAAGCATGGGCTCAATGTGTAACCTTGGTGGGTTTAAAAGTAATCCAAGCTTATGATGAAACGTCTGATAAAGGGTTTGTTGAATTTTCAGCTCGCTTTAAAGAAGGAAGTCAATTTAGAAAAATTCATGAGCTTAGTGAGTTTCATAAAGAAAATGGCGTTTGGTATTACGTAGCAGGACAACATCAAGATGCCGCTGTTAAAAATAACAAACAAAAAACATCACGTAACAATCCCTGTCCCTGTGGTAGCGGCAAAAAATTTAAAAACTGTCATGGTAGAGATTGA
- a CDS encoding glutathione S-transferase family protein, translating into MITLFQFYRVWGLPNVSPFCMKVETYLRMAKLPYESKFVNNPQKSPKRKLPHIRIDGKFYPDSELIISELKSRYGDELDRELTEEQKALGTLIDIAFCESLYWIIVYLRWQYDAGWEHIKESMFEKVPALAKLFIPNMIRKYMLKQLDHQGTGRHSLQEVVLIGMKNLDALVTILGEKKYFLGDKPTTVDATAFSFLTNIICTPLDDSFKDHVLKQNNIVAYCNRMWDEFYADFAKPKGLELSPNSLQ; encoded by the coding sequence ATGATTACTTTATTTCAGTTTTACCGAGTTTGGGGACTGCCTAATGTGAGTCCTTTCTGTATGAAAGTTGAAACATATCTACGTATGGCTAAACTGCCTTATGAAAGCAAATTTGTGAATAACCCACAAAAGAGTCCAAAGAGAAAGCTACCGCATATTAGAATAGATGGTAAGTTTTATCCTGATAGTGAATTGATTATAAGCGAATTAAAATCCCGTTACGGTGATGAACTAGATAGAGAGTTAACTGAAGAACAAAAAGCACTAGGAACATTGATTGATATTGCATTTTGTGAAAGTTTGTATTGGATAATTGTTTACTTGCGTTGGCAGTATGATGCTGGTTGGGAGCATATTAAAGAAAGCATGTTTGAAAAAGTACCAGCCCTCGCCAAATTGTTTATACCCAACATGATTAGAAAATACATGTTAAAACAATTAGATCATCAAGGAACAGGAAGGCATAGTTTGCAAGAAGTAGTGCTGATAGGAATGAAAAACTTAGATGCACTAGTAACCATATTAGGTGAAAAAAAATACTTCTTGGGAGATAAGCCAACCACTGTAGATGCCACTGCTTTTTCATTTTTAACCAATATCATTTGCACACCTCTTGATGACTCGTTCAAAGATCATGTCCTAAAACAGAATAATATAGTCGCCTATTGTAATAGAATGTGGGATGAGTTCTATGCGGATTTTGCTAAACCAAAGGGATTAGAACTTTCTCCAAACTCACTGCAGTAG
- a CDS encoding Kdo hydroxylase family protein has translation MNSYLLTQNMEQINHRENMEQLEDGKILFFPEHYFSDVEQSLMSEAILHGTHKNVSYDYKRNQLGAYKKDIPGLENKLEHLMRGYAEFAYQLIQTALPAYISHLQWGRTSFRPAQISGRITSKRKDDTRLHVDSFSASPVNGLRILRVFCNVNPQQEPRVWNLGEPFATVLDRFAPQIRSYSKLTARILKLVKTTKTLRSPYDHYMLHLHDTMKRDDHYQTQVDKTRIDFPAQSSWIVFTDHVSHAALSGQYLLEQTFYLPVEKMGNPELSPFYEWMKFRPELHQMVSR, from the coding sequence ATGAACTCTTATCTGTTGACACAAAATATGGAGCAAATCAATCACCGGGAAAACATGGAGCAATTAGAGGATGGCAAAATATTGTTTTTTCCAGAGCATTATTTTTCTGATGTAGAGCAATCCTTAATGTCCGAAGCTATCTTACATGGTACTCATAAAAATGTGAGTTATGATTATAAGCGTAATCAATTAGGAGCTTATAAAAAAGATATTCCCGGGTTAGAGAATAAACTGGAGCATTTAATGCGTGGTTACGCAGAATTTGCTTATCAACTGATTCAGACTGCTTTACCAGCTTATATTTCTCATTTGCAGTGGGGGCGAACCAGTTTTAGGCCCGCACAAATTAGCGGAAGAATAACGTCTAAACGAAAAGATGATACTCGTTTACATGTCGATTCATTTTCAGCGAGTCCGGTGAATGGTTTAAGAATTTTGCGAGTTTTTTGCAATGTTAATCCACAGCAAGAGCCTCGGGTGTGGAATCTTGGAGAGCCCTTTGCTACCGTGCTTGATCGTTTTGCTCCACAAATTCGTTCATACAGCAAACTGACCGCGCGAATTTTAAAGTTAGTCAAAACAACCAAAACCTTACGTTCTCCTTATGATCATTACATGCTTCATTTACATGATACGATGAAACGTGATGATCACTATCAGACTCAAGTAGATAAAACGCGTATTGATTTTCCTGCACAAAGTTCTTGGATAGTCTTCACGGATCATGTGTCACATGCGGCGCTAAGTGGTCAATATTTATTAGAGCAAACCTTTTACCTCCCTGTAGAGAAAATGGGTAATCCTGAGCTTTCTCCTTTTTATGAATGGATGAAGTTCAGACCTGAACTTCATCAGATGGTGTCACGCTGA
- a CDS encoding efflux RND transporter periplasmic adaptor subunit, which yields MEGKQIEDNDHNESMIPKSKWEWLPPAWNWGIIIVIILLIVLIWYFLVRDKHKENVVKPIPVVSASSSSRDVPIYLSGLGSVTPQYSVTVRTQINGILMKVLYKEGQMVKAGDLLALIDTRPYEALLTQYEGDLKRDTALLANARIDLQRYQKLWKQDSISQQVLATQVSLVEQYEGAVKVDKGLIQGTKINLIYCHITSPVDGRIGLRLVDPGNVVQTSDTNGIAIVNTLNPITVIFTLPEDNVPQIIPYAYADKTMVVNAYDRQQNQLLATGKLLTIDNQINQTTGTVKLRAIFDNKDNKLFANQFVNVKILTQTLRNATIVPTAAIQHSTTIGDFVFILNKNNTVTTKPVVTGPVSGDDTVINKGIGPGQLVIVEGADKLRDGSEVVAGHSSKLFSNVKKRIIANPKHSIV from the coding sequence ATGGAAGGAAAACAAATCGAGGATAATGACCATAACGAATCGATGATTCCCAAAAGTAAATGGGAGTGGTTACCTCCAGCATGGAATTGGGGAATAATCATAGTCATTATCTTGTTGATAGTTTTGATTTGGTATTTTCTGGTTAGAGATAAGCATAAAGAAAATGTAGTGAAACCAATTCCAGTTGTTTCCGCTTCTTCCTCAAGTCGAGATGTCCCTATCTATCTTTCCGGTCTTGGGAGTGTTACCCCTCAATATTCAGTAACCGTAAGAACGCAAATCAATGGCATCTTGATGAAGGTTCTATATAAAGAAGGTCAAATGGTTAAGGCTGGTGATTTGTTAGCCCTTATCGATACCAGGCCTTATGAAGCTTTGTTGACTCAATATGAAGGGGATTTAAAGCGCGATACTGCATTACTTGCTAATGCTCGCATCGATCTACAACGTTATCAAAAGTTATGGAAACAAGATTCTATTTCGCAACAAGTGCTTGCAACTCAAGTCTCTTTAGTAGAGCAATATGAAGGAGCTGTTAAAGTTGATAAAGGATTGATTCAAGGAACTAAAATCAATTTAATCTATTGTCACATTACTTCGCCCGTAGATGGACGTATTGGTTTACGTTTGGTTGATCCGGGCAATGTGGTGCAAACTAGCGACACTAATGGCATTGCTATAGTCAATACGCTTAATCCCATAACAGTTATTTTTACTTTACCAGAAGACAATGTACCGCAAATAATTCCGTATGCTTATGCTGATAAAACCATGGTGGTAAATGCATATGACCGGCAGCAAAATCAATTACTTGCGACAGGAAAACTATTAACGATTGATAATCAGATCAACCAAACTACAGGCACAGTAAAATTACGCGCCATATTTGACAATAAAGACAATAAGTTATTTGCTAACCAGTTTGTCAACGTGAAGATATTAACCCAGACTTTACGTAATGCCACCATCGTGCCTACTGCGGCGATTCAACATTCTACAACAATAGGAGATTTTGTATTCATTTTAAATAAGAACAATACGGTCACTACTAAACCCGTTGTTACTGGACCTGTTAGCGGTGATGATACCGTTATTAATAAGGGAATAGGGCCAGGACAGCTAGTCATAGTAGAAGGGGCTGATAAATTAAGAGATGGTTCTGAAGTGGTAGCGGGGCATTCTTCTAAATTATTCTCTAATGTTAAGAAGAGAATAATTGCTAACCCAAAACACAGCATAGTATGA